In the genome of Caulobacter flavus, the window CCCCGTCGGCTGCCGTCGCCGCCCCGGCCAAGGCGCCGGCCGCGGGCGCGACGTACTTCCTGCGCAACGTGCGCCTGGAGACCGGCTACGAGCGCGAGGGCGACGAGGTCGCGGCCACCCGCACCGAGCTCAAGACGATCAAGATCGAGAAGGGCGCCATCGCCGCCATCCTGCCGGCCGGCGCGGCGATCCCGCCCGGCGCGGTGGTCCACGACGCCGGCGGTCTTCTGATGCTGCCGTCGTTCCGCGACATGCACATCCACCTCGACAAGACCTTCTACGGCGGCCCCTGGCAGGCGCCGCGCAAGCGCAAGGGCGGCATCGCCGGCCAGATCAAGCTGGAGCAGACGCTGCTGCCCGAGCTGCTGCCGACGCTGGAGCCTCGCGCCGAGGCCCTGGTGGCGCTGCTGCAGGGCTACGGCACGACCTTCGCCCGCAGCCAGTGCAACGTCGACCCGGTGATCGGGACCAAGCACGTCGAGAAGCTGAAGGCCGCGCTCGACCGTCACGGGGCCGACTTCGGCTACGAGATCGTCGCCTTCCCGCAGCACGGCTTCGCCAGCATCGGCCTGGAGCAGCAGATGCGCCAGGCGGTGCGGGCGGGCGCGGCCTATGTCGGCGGCATCGATCCCACCACCGTCGACGGCGGCATGGAGCGGTCGGTCGACCTGATGATGCAGGTGGCGCTGGACGAGAAGGCGGGCGTCGACATCCACATCCACGAGCCGGGCGAAAGCGGCGTAGCGGCCATCTCCCGGATCACCGACATCACCGCCCGCAACCCGGCGCTGAAGGACAAGGTGACGATCAGCCACGGCTTCTCGCTGATGTCACTGGAAAAGCCTGCCCTGGTTGACCTGGCCGCGCGCATGGCCGGCGCCGGCGTGTCGGTGGCTTCCACCGTGCCGTTCGGCGGCCGGGTGATGCCGATCCCGGCCCTGCAGGCGGCGGGGGTCAAGGTGTTCACCGGCACCGACAGCGTCATCGACCACTGGTCGGTGTTCGGCAGCGGCGACGTGCTGGAGAAGGCCAAGCTGGCCTGCCAGCTCTACGGCTGGTCGGACGAGCAGGCCATCGGCCAGTCGCTGAAGATCCCCACCGGCGGGATCACCCCGCTGTCGCCCACCGGAGAGCAGCAGTGGCCCAAGGCTGGCGACGCGGCCGACTGCGTGTTCGTCGACGCCGCCAGCTCGGCCGAGGCGGTGGCCCGGCTTACGCCGCGCCAGGTCGTCCTGCACCGGGGCGTGGTCGCCGCTGGCGGCTTCAAGGCTGCCCGCGCCTGAGGTTGGCGGGCCGGTCCTGGAGGCGAATGTCCCCAGGACCAGCGCCAGCTAGAGCCGGGGATCGATCGGCTCGCTTTCCATCGCCAGCACGGCGAAGACGCACTCGTGCACCTTGCGCAGCGGGGCGTGCTCGACGAAGCGCTTGAGCGCCTCGTGACCGAGCGCGAACTCGCGCAGGGCCAGGTTGCGCTTGCCGCCGAGACCGCGCACGCGCAGCCGCTCCAGATGTTCGGGCGCGTCGTACTCCGGACCGTAGATGATCCGCAGGTACTCGCGGCCGCGCACCTTCAGCGCCGGCTGCAGCAGGCCCTTGGCGCCGCGCGAGACGAAGTCGCGCGGCTTGACCACCATGCCTTCGCCGCCGGCCTCGGTCAGGGCCTCCCACCAGGCGATCGCCTCGGCGCAGGCGGCCTCGTCGGCGAGGTCCACGATCCGCCAGCGGGTGGGGGCGATGACCTTGTCGCCGGTCGCCGCCAGGCGGTCGGCCAGGCCCATGTGCCAGACGTGGTCCTGGTCGAACCAGACGCGCCCTTCGCTGGCCAGCAGGTGGAACGGCGCGACCTTCAGGTCGCCGATCCCCGACACCGGCCAGACATAGGGCGCCCAGGCCTTGGCGTAGAGGTCGGCGCGGGCGGCGCGGTCCTCGACCTTGGACAGCAGCTCCGCCACCGGCGCGCCGTGGGCGGCGGCGCGCGACAGGGCGTCAGCGGCTGCCGACAGCCCTGCGCGCGACGAGGCCGCGACCGGGGCGTACTGGGCGTCGATCAGGGCGCCGGCCTTGGCCGACCAGGGCATGATCTCGGCGTCCAGCAGCAGCCAGTCCGTGGCAAGCTCGTCCCACAGGCCAGCGGCGTCGACCGCGCCGCGCAGGCGGGCCAGCAGGGCCTCGGTCGTGGCGGCGTCGGCGAAGAAGCCGCGTCCGGTGCGTGTCCAGATCGCGCCCGTCTCGCCTTCGGCCGCGTCGAAGCGGGCCTTGGCCGCCTCGGCGGTCCGGCACAGGGCGATCACCGCCCGCGAGCCCATGTGCTTTTCCTCGCAGACCACCTGCGCCACGCCGCGCTCGCGATAGTGAGCGAAGGCTTCCTCGGGACGCTCCAGCCAGCCCTCGCGCGTGCTGGTCTCGACCGGCGACATGGTCGGCGGCAGGTAGGCCAGCCACTGGGGCGCCAGGGCGAAGCGGCTCATCACCTCGATCGCCGCCGAGGCGTTGTCCTCGGCCACCACGACGCGGCCGCGCAGCGAGGTGTCGATCCAGCGCCGGCCGCTGACGTCCTCCATGTCCAGCAGGTCGTCGGCCGCGGCCTGGGCCGAGCGTTCGCCGCCGGCCGGAACCAGCGGGCGCATGGGCTCGCACCAGACCTGGCGGGCGGGAACCTCGACCAGATCCTTTTCGGGCCAGCGCAGCGCCGTCAGCTTGCCGCCGAACACGCAGCCGGTGTCGATGCAGAGGGTGTTGTTGACCCACTGGGCCTGCGGCATGGGCGTGTGGCCGTAGACGACCGCGGTCTCGCCGCGATAGTCGGCCGCCCAATCGGCGCGGACCGGCAGGCCGAACTCGTCGATCTCGCCGGTCGTTTCGCCGTACAGCGCGAACTCGCGCACCGCGCCCGAGCCCCGGCCGATCATCTCGGCCTTGAGCCCGGCGTGGGCCACGGCCAGCTTGCCGCCGTCCAGCCAGACGTGGCTGCGCAGCCCGTCGAGGAAGGCGGGCAGGGCGGCGCGGAAGCCGCGATCGGTCCCGTCGTACTGGTCGATGGTCTGTTGCAGGCCGTGGGCGATCGTCACCTTGCGGCCTTCCAGCCAGCGGCCGAACTTGCGCTCGTGGTTGCCCTGCACGCAGTAGGCGGTTTCCGCCGCGACCATGCTCATGACGATGCGCAGCACGTCGGGCGAGTTGGGGCCGCGGTCGACCAGATCGCCGACGAACACCGCCTTGCGGCCGGCCGGGGGCGTCACGACGACCGATCGTTCACCGCCGGTCTCGCCCCAGGCCACGTCGTAGCCCAGCGCGGCCAGCAGGTCCTGCAGCTCGTCGGCGCAGCCGTGGATGTCGCCGATGATGTCGAACGGGCCCTGGTCGTGCCGCTTGTCGGTCCACAGCGGCTTGCGCTCGACGCGCGCGGCGTCGATCTCGGCCTCGCTCGACAGCTTCCAGACCTGGCGGAAGCCTTCGCGCTGCAGGCCGCCCAGGCCCTTGCGGATCTCCGACGTCATGCGCTGGACGACGCCCACGCCGAAGTCGCGGTTGGCGCGGGCCTTGTTGCGCGCAAAGCAGGTGTCGACGCCCGGGTCGATGACCACGGCGACGGGCAGGGCGTGCCAGCGCCGGGCCAGCTCGATCCAGCCCTTGCGGTCGGCGGCGCGCACGTTGGTGGCGTCGATCACCGTCAGGCGGCGATGCTTCAGGCGCTTCTCGGCGATGGCCTTGACCAGGTCGAAGGCGTCGCCGCTGATCGACTGGTCGGTCTCGTCGTCGACGACGAGCGCGCGGCAATGGTCCGACGAGATCACCTCGGTCGGGGCGAAGTGCCTGGCGGCGAAGGTCGACTTGCCGGAGCCCGAGGCGCCGATCAGCACGACGAGGGCGAAGTCGGGAATTTCGAGGGTGGTCATGCGATTACTCGAACGGGAAATTCTGCGGAGCGGCGGCGTCAGCCGGCCCGCGTGAAGACGGCCATCTGGGTCGGGGCGCCCAGCGCCTCGTCCAGCTTGCCGATGTCGTCGTAGGCGACGGCGTAGCCGTGGGCGCTCGCGACGCCCTCGGCCCAGGCGCGGAACTCGCCCCGCGTCCATTCGAACCGGTGGTCGGGATGGCGGAAGGCGCCGGCGGCCAGGTTCGGGAAGAGGGCGTTGTACTCCGCGTTGGGCGTGGTCACGACGACCGTCTGCGGCCGCGCGGCGCCGAACACCACCTTCTGAAGGGCGGGCAGGCGGTCAGCGTCCAGGTGTTCGATCACCTCGACCAGGGCGACGGCGTCGACATCCTCCCAGCGGCGGTCGCGATAGGTGACCGAGCCGTGCAGCAGGGTCACCCGGCCCTCGGGCGGACCGCCGGCCAGATGCAGCTTCAGCCGCTTGGCCGCCCATTCCAGATCGCGCGCGGCGGCGTCGACGCCGATCAGGCGTTCGACCCAGCGCTCGCGCACCAGTCGCTGCAGCAGCTTGCCCTCGCCGCAGCCGAGATCGGCGATCGCCTTGGCGCCGCTGGCGCGCAGGGTCTCGACGACCGCGGCCATGCGCTCGTCGTTCAGGCGCAGCGGCGCCTCCAGCGCGTCCTCGGCGCCGACCTTGCGCTCGGCGGGATCGACGGCCTCGTCGCGGGTTTCGGGCGCCAGCCGCTCCAGGGCCTCGCGAGCCAGGCCCCGGCGATGGATCAGGTAGCGGCGAACGATCAGGTCGCGGGCGGGGTGGGCGTCCAGCCAGCCTTCGCCGCGCCGCAGCAGCTTCTCGACCTCGTCGTCGCCGACCCAGTAGTGCTTGTCGTCGTCCAGCACCGGGATCAGCACGTAGAGGTGGTTCAGCAGGTCGCGCAGGCGCGCGTTTCCGGACAGGCGCAGGGTCACGTAGCGCGAGGCCTCGCCGTCGGCGCCGGCCACGGGCTCGATCGCGCAGGTCCACCCCAGCGGTTCGAACAGCTCGTGCACCAGCGCTTCGCCGCCGCGCGCGGGCAGGGGGGTGATGGTCGCCTCCAGGGGGATCGCCGTCTCGGCCAGTTCGGGCCGCTCGCGCGAGGTTCCGGCCATGGCCGTGCGCAGAGCGCGGGCCAGGGCCACCGACAGGAACGAGGAGGCAGCATAGGGCCGGTCGTTGACGTACTGGTCCAGCAGGCCGTCGCTGCGGCCCTTGCCGCGCACCAGGCCGACGGGGTCGATATCCAGCAGCAGGGCCGCCTCGCAGCGATCCTCGCCGACCTCCGGATAGAAGACGTGCGCCTTACCGAACGGCAGTTCGGTCTCGTGGGCGCGGCCCGGGTGCTTGTGCAGCAGGAAGCCCAGGTCGGTGGCGGGGCGATGGGTGGTGGCGATCGACAGGAACATCGGAGGCTTTCGGAAGAAACGGTCAGTCTTGGCCAGGGCGCGCCTGGCTAGGGATCTTCGGCCGGGTCGAGCTGGTCGTACTCGCCCGGCCGAAGACCGGTCAGTCGGTAGATGAGCAGCCAGGCCTCGACGGCGGCGGCGACCGGACCGGGAACCGGCAGGCCCGCAAACCAGCGGGACACCGATGACCGATCCACCCCCAGGGTCTCGGCGAGCCGGGACATCCAGCCCCGCTCGCCGAAGAGGGTTATCGCCGCCTGCCTCAAGGCCTCCGGGCTCATCCTAGCGGGCCTCCGCCGTCAGGCGTTCGTGCTCGCGGACGAAGCCCAGGACGGCTTCGGAGAAGCCGTCGAGGTGGACCCACCGTTCACCGTATCCGACGCCGTTTCGGGCGCTGGCGACGTTGATCATGTAGGCCTTGGCGGCCTTCGGCGCCGGAACGCGGTCGGCCGACTGCTCGTCGGTCACCACGATCAGCCGGTCGTGGGGCAGGGCGTTGATCTTGTGGATCGCCTTGCCCAGTTCCGTGCCGCCGTGGGCCTGCGAGCGGATCACCGCGTCGACCCCGGCCATGCCCCGGCGGGGCGGAACCTCCACCACTCCGTTGGAGAAGGTGAAGACCCGCACGTCACCGGGGACGATCGAG includes:
- a CDS encoding 3' terminal RNA ribose 2'-O-methyltransferase Hen1, giving the protein MFLSIATTHRPATDLGFLLHKHPGRAHETELPFGKAHVFYPEVGEDRCEAALLLDIDPVGLVRGKGRSDGLLDQYVNDRPYAASSFLSVALARALRTAMAGTSRERPELAETAIPLEATITPLPARGGEALVHELFEPLGWTCAIEPVAGADGEASRYVTLRLSGNARLRDLLNHLYVLIPVLDDDKHYWVGDDEVEKLLRRGEGWLDAHPARDLIVRRYLIHRRGLAREALERLAPETRDEAVDPAERKVGAEDALEAPLRLNDERMAAVVETLRASGAKAIADLGCGEGKLLQRLVRERWVERLIGVDAAARDLEWAAKRLKLHLAGGPPEGRVTLLHGSVTYRDRRWEDVDAVALVEVIEHLDADRLPALQKVVFGAARPQTVVVTTPNAEYNALFPNLAAGAFRHPDHRFEWTRGEFRAWAEGVASAHGYAVAYDDIGKLDEALGAPTQMAVFTRAG
- a CDS encoding amidohydrolase → MSDRMFNTPSVSAAPAADLSRRALLGAGGLAAGALGLAASAPSAAVAAPAKAPAAGATYFLRNVRLETGYEREGDEVAATRTELKTIKIEKGAIAAILPAGAAIPPGAVVHDAGGLLMLPSFRDMHIHLDKTFYGGPWQAPRKRKGGIAGQIKLEQTLLPELLPTLEPRAEALVALLQGYGTTFARSQCNVDPVIGTKHVEKLKAALDRHGADFGYEIVAFPQHGFASIGLEQQMRQAVRAGAAYVGGIDPTTVDGGMERSVDLMMQVALDEKAGVDIHIHEPGESGVAAISRITDITARNPALKDKVTISHGFSLMSLEKPALVDLAARMAGAGVSVASTVPFGGRVMPIPALQAAGVKVFTGTDSVIDHWSVFGSGDVLEKAKLACQLYGWSDEQAIGQSLKIPTGGITPLSPTGEQQWPKAGDAADCVFVDAASSAEAVARLTPRQVVLHRGVVAAGGFKAARA
- a CDS encoding polynucleotide kinase-phosphatase, with translation MTTLEIPDFALVVLIGASGSGKSTFAARHFAPTEVISSDHCRALVVDDETDQSISGDAFDLVKAIAEKRLKHRRLTVIDATNVRAADRKGWIELARRWHALPVAVVIDPGVDTCFARNKARANRDFGVGVVQRMTSEIRKGLGGLQREGFRQVWKLSSEAEIDAARVERKPLWTDKRHDQGPFDIIGDIHGCADELQDLLAALGYDVAWGETGGERSVVVTPPAGRKAVFVGDLVDRGPNSPDVLRIVMSMVAAETAYCVQGNHERKFGRWLEGRKVTIAHGLQQTIDQYDGTDRGFRAALPAFLDGLRSHVWLDGGKLAVAHAGLKAEMIGRGSGAVREFALYGETTGEIDEFGLPVRADWAADYRGETAVVYGHTPMPQAQWVNNTLCIDTGCVFGGKLTALRWPEKDLVEVPARQVWCEPMRPLVPAGGERSAQAAADDLLDMEDVSGRRWIDTSLRGRVVVAEDNASAAIEVMSRFALAPQWLAYLPPTMSPVETSTREGWLERPEEAFAHYRERGVAQVVCEEKHMGSRAVIALCRTAEAAKARFDAAEGETGAIWTRTGRGFFADAATTEALLARLRGAVDAAGLWDELATDWLLLDAEIMPWSAKAGALIDAQYAPVAASSRAGLSAAADALSRAAAHGAPVAELLSKVEDRAARADLYAKAWAPYVWPVSGIGDLKVAPFHLLASEGRVWFDQDHVWHMGLADRLAATGDKVIAPTRWRIVDLADEAACAEAIAWWEALTEAGGEGMVVKPRDFVSRGAKGLLQPALKVRGREYLRIIYGPEYDAPEHLERLRVRGLGGKRNLALREFALGHEALKRFVEHAPLRKVHECVFAVLAMESEPIDPRL